A part of Lactobacillus sp. ESL0700 genomic DNA contains:
- the scpB gene encoding SMC-Scp complex subunit ScpB: MPSKIAQLEALLYVAGDNGIVSDNLCELLQVGQPALRELAKNLADKLQENHDSGLQLLHINHNYKLTTRPEVAKTVASYFQKDLTKTLSQSALEILAIVAYRQPITRVEIDDIRGVNSSGALQTLIWRGLVKVNGKKDAPGHPNLYVTSDYFLQYFGYQSLADLPLIEDFEDDSINAEGEIDLFAAKGQADKNLASIQKGEK, translated from the coding sequence ATGCCAAGTAAAATTGCGCAATTAGAGGCTCTACTTTATGTAGCAGGAGACAACGGGATTGTTAGTGATAATTTATGCGAATTATTGCAGGTTGGCCAGCCGGCTTTACGAGAACTAGCTAAAAATTTGGCCGATAAATTGCAGGAAAATCATGATTCAGGATTGCAACTACTGCATATTAACCATAATTACAAGTTAACGACGCGCCCTGAAGTTGCTAAGACAGTAGCTAGTTACTTCCAAAAAGATTTAACAAAAACACTCAGTCAGTCAGCTTTGGAAATTTTGGCAATTGTTGCATATCGCCAGCCAATCACGCGGGTCGAAATTGATGACATTCGCGGAGTTAACTCATCTGGCGCATTGCAAACATTGATTTGGCGCGGCCTTGTTAAAGTTAACGGCAAAAAAGATGCACCGGGGCATCCCAACTTGTATGTTACTAGTGACTACTTCCTGCAGTATTTTGGCTACCAAAGCTTAGCCGATTTGCCGCTAATTGAAGATTTTGAAGATGACAGTATTAATGCGGAAGGCGAAATAGATTTATTTGCGGCTAAGGGTCAGGCTGATAAGAACTTGGCCAGCATACAAAAAGGAGAAAAATAA
- a CDS encoding S1-like domain-containing RNA-binding protein has product MLGTIETGKVIDQNEDAYYVQIDGITYELKRKEITQEEKPQIGDEVRGFLYDDKQHNREMTQFLPFAQQDQYGWGKVTEVKYNLGVFIDIGLPDKDVVLSVDDLPFDKDRWPRKDDQLLVHLITDEKDRIWAKLADENIFEQLSAHFPNDMENKNIFGTVYASRDLGAFVITKEYYLGFVHSSQMARPLRLGEQFKGRVVGISQYGRLNLSSLPRAFEEIDDDAQMVLMSLRRMNTKTLPFYDKSDAQEIKNYFGISKSAFKRALGHLLKGHYITEDKVSGTISLVNDPNDDQNE; this is encoded by the coding sequence ATGCTAGGCACGATTGAAACAGGTAAAGTAATTGATCAAAATGAAGACGCATATTATGTGCAAATTGATGGCATTACTTATGAATTAAAGCGTAAGGAAATTACTCAAGAAGAAAAGCCCCAAATTGGTGATGAAGTTCGTGGGTTTTTGTATGATGATAAGCAGCACAATCGTGAAATGACGCAGTTTTTACCATTTGCCCAACAAGATCAGTATGGCTGGGGGAAAGTTACCGAAGTTAAGTATAACTTGGGTGTTTTTATTGATATTGGCTTGCCTGATAAAGATGTAGTGTTATCAGTTGACGACTTACCATTTGATAAAGATCGCTGGCCACGTAAAGATGATCAGTTGTTAGTCCACTTGATAACTGATGAAAAAGATCGTATTTGGGCAAAGTTAGCTGATGAAAATATTTTCGAGCAATTGTCAGCTCATTTTCCTAATGATATGGAAAACAAAAATATTTTTGGCACGGTTTATGCCAGTCGCGACTTGGGCGCCTTTGTAATTACTAAGGAATATTACTTGGGCTTTGTTCACTCCTCACAGATGGCACGGCCATTGCGTTTAGGTGAACAATTTAAGGGACGCGTTGTTGGCATTAGTCAGTATGGCCGGCTTAATTTGAGCAGTTTACCGCGGGCTTTTGAAGAAATTGACGATGATGCGCAGATGGTATTAATGAGTTTACGCAGAATGAATACAAAAACCCTGCCATTTTACGACAAGTCCGATGCTCAAGAAATCAAGAATTACTTTGGGATCTCTAAGTCTGCCTTTAAACGTGCATTGGGCCACTTATTAAAGGGTCATTACATCACTGAAGATAAGGTTAGCGGCACAATTAGCCTAGTTAACGATCCAAACGATGACCAAAATGAGTAA
- the cmk gene encoding (d)CMP kinase — translation MQVAIDGPASAGKSTVAKIIAQKLDFIYIDTGAMYRACTVIARSHHLDYGDEAGILKAIDQDGIELKAVNGEQKVFAGTKDISREIRTPEISANVSQVSALAGVRAKMVVLQRQMAGKVNVIMDGRDIGTTVLPDAEVKIFLVASPRSRAERRLLDLQERGIKSDKTVAEIEQDIAARDYKDSHREISPLKKASDAIEIDTTTMSIDQVVAAILAEIKKSQKKL, via the coding sequence ATGCAAGTAGCAATTGATGGACCAGCTTCAGCTGGTAAAAGTACAGTCGCAAAAATTATTGCGCAAAAGTTAGATTTTATTTACATTGACACTGGAGCAATGTACCGTGCATGTACGGTAATTGCTCGGTCGCATCACCTTGATTATGGTGATGAAGCTGGAATTTTAAAAGCAATCGACCAGGATGGCATTGAACTTAAAGCTGTTAATGGTGAACAAAAAGTCTTTGCGGGTACGAAAGATATTTCTCGTGAGATTCGGACACCAGAAATTTCTGCCAATGTCTCACAGGTATCTGCTTTGGCTGGTGTACGAGCTAAGATGGTTGTTTTGCAGCGGCAAATGGCCGGAAAAGTAAATGTTATAATGGACGGCCGTGATATTGGGACAACTGTTTTACCTGATGCTGAAGTTAAAATCTTTTTAGTCGCATCACCAAGATCGCGGGCAGAAAGACGGCTGCTCGACTTGCAGGAGCGCGGGATTAAGTCCGATAAAACGGTCGCTGAAATTGAGCAGGACATTGCAGCTCGCGACTATAAAGATTCCCATCGGGAAATTTCGCCGCTGAAAAAGGCATCAGATGCGATTGAAATCGATACAACGACCATGTCAATTGACCAAGTTGTGGCCGCAATTTTGGCTGAAATTAAAAAAAGTCAAAAAAAACTATAA
- a CDS encoding reductase: protein MLIECKSDKEKVAMGLLSYLKDFKNLANLKDEINLNKTSSEFQLYLYRENNANFIGVIGTQNDANFIIIRYLSFAPDYRSPKYEAAAVRELAASNPNKRVTALPDWTRLLKYLTENKNHE from the coding sequence ATGTTAATTGAATGTAAAAGTGATAAGGAAAAGGTCGCCATGGGCCTTTTGTCTTACCTAAAGGATTTTAAAAATCTTGCCAACCTAAAAGATGAAATCAACTTGAATAAAACTAGTTCGGAATTTCAGCTTTACTTGTATCGCGAAAATAATGCCAATTTTATTGGGGTCATCGGGACGCAGAATGATGCGAATTTCATTATTATTCGCTATCTTTCGTTTGCTCCCGATTATCGCAGTCCTAAGTATGAGGCAGCTGCAGTCCGTGAATTGGCAGCTAGCAATCCTAATAAACGGGTGACGGCTCTGCCTGACTGGACCCGCCTACTTAAATATTTAACAGAAAATAAAAACCATGAGTGA
- a CDS encoding segregation/condensation protein A, which yields MSDNLTLELPNFEGPLDLLLHLIKSQKIDIYDIPIAQITSQYLAYLQQMQQLNLQIAGEYFVMSSTLLRIKSQSLLPQNDFIEDEVEEDPRDELVQQLVQYSVFKKISAYFKKRNEAVPITAAKEESVPQTKKVQPLPTGQITATELANTFMVVLQRLKIRQPDIASVEVKETPITEMITFLEAKTAGGKKVSFFACSDELHSLSDVIGLFLALLELCKKQKIRVSQSRTYGDLELEGIDVNAK from the coding sequence ATGAGTGATAATTTAACTTTAGAATTACCTAATTTTGAGGGCCCGCTAGATTTACTATTGCACCTGATTAAGTCGCAAAAAATTGATATTTATGACATTCCAATTGCACAGATTACTAGTCAGTATTTGGCTTACCTGCAGCAAATGCAGCAATTAAATTTGCAAATTGCGGGTGAGTATTTTGTAATGTCGTCAACGCTTTTGCGAATTAAATCGCAGTCTTTATTGCCGCAGAATGATTTTATCGAAGATGAGGTCGAGGAGGACCCACGAGATGAGTTAGTTCAGCAATTAGTTCAGTATTCAGTCTTTAAAAAGATATCGGCTTATTTTAAAAAGCGTAATGAAGCAGTGCCAATTACTGCGGCTAAAGAGGAGAGTGTTCCGCAAACTAAAAAGGTGCAGCCCCTTCCAACTGGGCAGATTACGGCAACTGAACTGGCTAATACTTTTATGGTTGTACTTCAGCGGCTAAAAATCAGACAGCCAGATATTGCATCCGTCGAGGTAAAGGAAACACCAATTACGGAAATGATTACTTTCTTAGAAGCAAAAACCGCTGGTGGAAAAAAGGTTAGCTTTTTTGCGTGCAGTGATGAGTTGCATAGTTTGTCCGATGTTATCGGTTTGTTCTTAGCGTTACTGGAGTTATGCAAGAAGCAGAAAATCAGGGTCAGTCAATCGCGAACGTATGGCGACTTAGAATTAGAAGGAATTGATGTTAATGCCAAGTAA
- a CDS encoding pseudouridine synthase — protein MALQRLQKVIAEAGIASRRKAEKMITEGRVTVDGEIITKLGTKVETFSNITVDGEPIERESLHTYVFYKPRGVVSTANDDKGRKTVVDYFSDLPYRLYPVGRLDYDTSGLLLMTNDGELANLMMHPRNKVAKVYVARIEGQLLPEESKQLARGVEFDHHKSSPAKVKIIRTDKKHNRQIVQLTIHEGHYHQVKKMFKAVNHQVEKLAREKYSFLTLDGLVSGKYRELSHEEVDRLKHVD, from the coding sequence ATGGCGTTACAACGTTTACAAAAAGTAATTGCTGAGGCAGGAATCGCCTCAAGACGCAAGGCCGAAAAGATGATTACGGAAGGTCGCGTCACTGTAGATGGTGAAATTATCACTAAACTTGGGACTAAAGTAGAAACTTTTAGCAACATTACGGTTGACGGCGAACCAATCGAACGCGAGAGCTTGCACACCTACGTGTTTTATAAACCACGGGGAGTTGTTTCTACTGCTAATGATGACAAGGGTAGAAAAACAGTGGTCGATTACTTTAGCGATTTACCATACCGGTTATACCCAGTTGGACGCCTTGATTACGATACGTCGGGCTTACTCTTAATGACTAATGATGGTGAGTTAGCCAATTTAATGATGCATCCGCGTAACAAGGTTGCTAAGGTTTATGTTGCCCGCATTGAAGGCCAATTATTGCCTGAAGAAAGCAAGCAATTAGCGCGCGGAGTTGAATTTGACCACCACAAGAGTTCTCCAGCTAAGGTAAAAATTATTCGCACAGATAAAAAGCATAATCGGCAGATTGTCCAATTGACCATTCATGAAGGACATTATCACCAAGTTAAAAAAATGTTTAAGGCTGTTAACCATCAAGTTGAAAAACTAGCGCGGGAGAAGTATTCTTTCTTGACACTTGATGGTCTTGTGTCTGGTAAATATCGCGAATTGTCTCATGAAGAAGTTGACAGATTGAAGCATGTAGACTAG
- the pyk gene encoding pyruvate kinase, which produces MKKTKIVSTLGPASNDIETITALAKAGANVFRFNFSHGDHAEHLSRMKMVRQVEKETGLVLGIDLDTKGAEIRTTEQEGGKFTINTGDVIRVSMDDSKKGNKDKIHVTYEGLFDDTHVGGHVLIDDGLVDLLITNKDDENRELICEAQNTGVIGSKKGVNAPGVEIRLPGITEKDTDDIKFGLQHGINFITASFARKAQDILDIRKLCEDANCDYVKIYPKIESQEGIDNADEILQVSDGLMVARGDMGVEIPFIDVPFVQKDLIKRANALGKPVITATQMLDSMQENPRPTRAEVSDVANAVLDGTDATMLSGESANGLYPVKAVKAMAEIDERTERELLKRNTLALQRFEEYKGSNVTEAIGESVVRTAQELGVKTIITATNSGYTARMISKYRPNADILALTFDEKVQHSLGITWGVQPLLTEKPKSTDDMFEVAAKVAKEQGYVKDGDLVIIVAGVPVGDSGTTNLMKLQIIGSKLAQGLGVGNGSVVGKTVVVNSAEEANSKVKEGDILVSKTTDPDYMPAIKKASGLVVEASGLTSHAAVVGLSLGIPVVVGVTGATEKIASGTTITVDARRGAIYQGEISNL; this is translated from the coding sequence ATGAAGAAAACTAAAATTGTTAGTACGTTAGGGCCAGCTTCAAATGATATTGAAACAATTACTGCTTTAGCAAAAGCTGGTGCAAATGTATTCCGGTTTAACTTCTCGCACGGTGACCATGCAGAACACCTATCACGGATGAAGATGGTGCGCCAAGTTGAAAAGGAAACTGGTTTAGTTCTGGGAATTGACCTTGATACTAAGGGTGCTGAAATCAGAACTACTGAACAAGAAGGCGGAAAATTTACCATTAATACCGGTGATGTTATTCGCGTTTCAATGGATGACTCTAAGAAGGGTAACAAGGACAAGATTCATGTTACTTATGAAGGCTTGTTTGACGATACTCACGTTGGCGGTCACGTTTTAATCGATGATGGTTTAGTTGACTTATTAATCACAAACAAAGATGACGAAAATCGTGAATTAATCTGTGAAGCACAAAATACTGGTGTGATTGGTTCTAAGAAGGGTGTTAACGCACCTGGTGTTGAAATTCGCCTCCCAGGAATTACTGAAAAAGATACTGATGACATTAAATTTGGTTTGCAACACGGAATTAACTTCATCACTGCTTCCTTTGCTCGTAAAGCACAAGATATTCTTGATATTCGGAAGTTGTGTGAAGACGCTAATTGTGATTACGTTAAGATTTATCCTAAGATTGAATCACAAGAAGGAATCGACAATGCCGATGAAATTTTACAAGTTTCAGACGGTTTAATGGTTGCTCGTGGTGACATGGGTGTTGAAATTCCATTTATCGATGTTCCATTTGTTCAAAAAGACTTAATTAAACGTGCTAATGCACTTGGCAAACCAGTTATTACTGCTACCCAAATGCTTGACTCAATGCAAGAAAACCCACGTCCAACTCGTGCCGAAGTATCCGACGTTGCTAATGCCGTTCTTGACGGTACTGACGCTACCATGCTTTCTGGTGAATCCGCTAATGGTCTTTACCCAGTTAAAGCTGTTAAGGCAATGGCTGAAATTGACGAAAGAACTGAACGTGAATTGTTGAAGCGTAACACTTTAGCTTTACAACGGTTTGAAGAATACAAGGGTTCAAATGTAACTGAAGCAATCGGTGAATCAGTTGTTCGGACTGCTCAAGAATTGGGCGTTAAGACAATTATCACTGCAACTAATTCAGGCTACACTGCAAGAATGATTTCAAAATATCGTCCAAACGCAGATATTTTAGCTTTGACTTTTGATGAAAAAGTTCAACACTCATTAGGTATTACTTGGGGTGTTCAACCATTATTGACTGAAAAGCCAAAATCAACTGATGATATGTTCGAAGTTGCTGCTAAAGTTGCTAAGGAACAAGGTTACGTTAAAGATGGTGACTTGGTAATTATTGTTGCTGGTGTTCCAGTTGGTGATTCAGGTACAACTAACTTGATGAAATTGCAAATTATCGGTAGCAAGTTAGCTCAAGGCTTAGGCGTTGGTAACGGCTCTGTTGTTGGTAAGACAGTTGTTGTTAACAGTGCAGAAGAAGCTAACAGCAAGGTTAAGGAAGGCGACATTCTTGTTTCTAAGACCACTGACCCAGATTACATGCCTGCAATTAAGAAGGCATCTGGTTTGGTAGTTGAAGCATCTGGCTTAACTTCACATGCTGCTGTTGTTGGCTTGTCACTTGGCATCCCTGTTGTAGTTGGTGTTACTGGCGCAACTGAAAAGATCGCTAGTGGTACAACTATTACGGTTGATGCTCGTCGTGGTGCAATTTACCAAGGTGAAATTTCTAACCTGTAA
- the xerD gene encoding site-specific tyrosine recombinase XerD, which yields MTKMSKLQEQVEDYLRYSQVERGLSANTITAYRQDLTEFLAFLTNENLTAWPTKALDIDAFLAQQRDLNKATSSISRMISSLRKFYQWLARQNIQKLNPMLEIDPPKKEQRLPVALTVDEVERLLAQPDVHQKLGLRDRALLETLYATGIRVSELINLKFDDLHEELKLLKVFGKGSKERLIPISPVAISWIESYQTKVREPLLLKVGKASDYIFLNNRGGSLTRQAVWQIIKRYCRMAQITKDVTPHTLRHTFATHLLENGADLRVVQEILGHSDISTTQIYTNLSQKHILQVYAKAHPRA from the coding sequence ATGACCAAAATGAGTAAACTGCAGGAACAAGTTGAGGATTATTTGCGGTACAGTCAGGTTGAACGTGGGTTAAGTGCGAACACAATTACAGCTTACCGCCAAGATTTAACCGAGTTTCTCGCATTTTTAACTAACGAAAATCTAACGGCGTGGCCAACTAAGGCCTTAGACATCGACGCCTTTTTAGCTCAGCAGCGTGATTTGAATAAGGCTACCAGTTCGATTAGCCGGATGATTTCAAGTTTGCGAAAATTTTACCAGTGGCTAGCTAGGCAAAACATTCAAAAGTTAAATCCAATGCTTGAGATTGACCCACCTAAAAAGGAGCAGCGGCTGCCGGTTGCTCTGACGGTTGACGAGGTTGAGCGTTTGCTAGCTCAACCTGATGTTCATCAAAAGTTAGGCTTGCGCGACCGTGCACTACTTGAAACGCTATACGCTACTGGGATTCGAGTTAGCGAATTGATTAATCTAAAATTCGATGATTTGCATGAAGAATTAAAATTGCTGAAAGTCTTTGGTAAAGGCTCTAAGGAACGACTGATTCCGATTAGTCCAGTGGCCATTTCGTGGATTGAAAGTTATCAGACGAAGGTGCGCGAGCCACTACTATTAAAGGTCGGTAAAGCTAGCGATTATATTTTTCTTAATAATCGCGGTGGCTCATTAACCAGGCAAGCAGTTTGGCAGATTATTAAGCGCTATTGTCGAATGGCCCAGATAACCAAAGATGTGACACCACATACTTTGCGCCACACTTTTGCGACCCACTTATTAGAAAATGGGGCCGATTTGCGTGTTGTGCAGGAAATCCTGGGTCACTCTGATATTAGCACCACCCAGATTTATACCAATTTATCGCAAAAGCATATTCTTCAGGTTTATGCTAAAGCGCATCCGCGAGCTTAG
- a CDS encoding ECF transporter S component — protein sequence MFGAVAFVIIKFTGIPILPNASFLKFDFSDVIITIGMFLFGAWPGFFIAIIRMLLSLVYSGFSLPSVVGQLAALLASISFALPFYFVTRNMKHDETSGMKRHVKPIIGLICGTIAMAVVLATLNALILTPMYAVTMIPKLPAIHGYSGLLGFTEKVYLGQMLHIPSMGAYIFGIIVPFNLVKGLINSVVVYLLFEAVLRNLKPFVQKNFNLKR from the coding sequence ATGTTTGGTGCGGTAGCATTTGTCATCATTAAGTTTACGGGGATTCCGATTTTACCGAATGCGAGTTTCTTAAAATTTGATTTTTCTGATGTCATTATTACAATTGGGATGTTTCTTTTTGGCGCTTGGCCAGGGTTTTTCATTGCGATTATTAGAATGCTGTTAAGTTTGGTTTATAGTGGATTTAGCTTACCAAGTGTTGTTGGTCAACTAGCAGCATTGTTAGCATCAATTTCCTTTGCATTACCATTTTACTTTGTCACTAGAAATATGAAGCATGATGAAACAAGTGGAATGAAGCGCCACGTTAAGCCAATTATTGGTTTGATTTGCGGGACAATTGCCATGGCAGTTGTTTTGGCAACCCTGAATGCCTTGATTTTGACGCCAATGTACGCTGTAACAATGATACCAAAATTGCCAGCAATCCACGGTTATTCTGGTTTGCTTGGCTTTACCGAAAAGGTATACTTAGGTCAGATGTTACATATTCCATCAATGGGAGCATATATTTTCGGAATAATTGTTCCGTTCAATCTCGTAAAGGGATTAATCAACAGTGTTGTTGTTTACCTATTGTTTGAAGCAGTTTTACGTAACTTGAAACCTTTTGTTCAAAAGAATTTCAATTTAAAGAGATAA
- the rpsA gene encoding 30S ribosomal protein S1: MSENSNQFLDALKQMQGVEVGDIVDVEVLDVEDGQIDVGVENAGVEGVIPRREFTSDRNADLRDLVKPGDKLKALVLRKAGGDKENGEFFFSVTRLKEREAYDELQKDFEAGKTIEGTVTASVRGGLLVDVGTRGFLPASLISNRYVSDLKPYIGKTMKLKITEIDPSKNRLILSHKDLIEEEREEAFDKVASQLVVGDVVEGKVSRLTNFGAFVDVGGVDGLVHISEISYKHVDKPSDVLKAGQDVKVKVIGIDDDRHRISLSIKQTEPSPFEQATSDLHEGDIFEGEVKSLTNFGAFVEVADGIQGLVHVSEISYKHVDKPSDVLEVGQTVKVKVLNIDPSERRISLSMKAADSKGSDNEGSRSHSSYNNNRNSVKKYMNNEDSGFALGDIIGDQLKDRR; the protein is encoded by the coding sequence ATGTCAGAAAACAGTAATCAATTTTTAGATGCATTGAAACAAATGCAAGGGGTTGAGGTCGGAGATATCGTCGATGTAGAAGTATTAGACGTTGAAGACGGCCAAATCGATGTTGGTGTTGAAAATGCCGGTGTCGAAGGTGTAATCCCACGTCGTGAATTCACTTCAGACCGCAACGCCGATTTACGTGACCTTGTTAAACCAGGTGACAAGCTTAAGGCTTTAGTTTTAAGAAAAGCCGGTGGCGACAAGGAAAACGGTGAGTTCTTCTTCTCAGTAACTCGTCTTAAGGAAAGAGAAGCTTATGACGAATTACAAAAGGACTTTGAAGCAGGTAAGACAATCGAAGGTACTGTCACAGCTTCTGTTCGTGGTGGTTTATTAGTTGACGTTGGTACTAGAGGATTTTTACCAGCTTCACTTATTTCTAACCGTTACGTTTCCGATCTTAAGCCATACATTGGTAAGACCATGAAACTTAAGATTACCGAAATTGATCCAAGTAAGAATCGTCTGATTCTTTCACACAAGGACTTAATTGAAGAAGAACGTGAAGAAGCCTTTGATAAAGTAGCATCACAATTAGTTGTTGGTGATGTTGTTGAAGGTAAAGTTTCTCGTTTGACTAACTTTGGTGCCTTTGTTGATGTTGGTGGTGTTGACGGTTTAGTTCACATCTCAGAAATTTCATACAAGCACGTTGATAAGCCTAGCGATGTATTAAAGGCTGGTCAAGATGTTAAGGTCAAAGTTATCGGTATTGATGATGACAGACATCGCATCTCCCTTTCAATCAAGCAAACTGAACCTTCTCCATTTGAACAAGCTACTTCAGACTTACACGAAGGCGACATTTTTGAAGGTGAAGTTAAGTCATTGACTAACTTTGGTGCTTTCGTTGAAGTTGCTGACGGTATTCAAGGCTTAGTTCACGTTTCAGAAATTTCATACAAGCACGTGGACAAACCTAGTGATGTTTTGGAAGTTGGCCAAACTGTTAAGGTTAAGGTTTTGAACATTGACCCAAGTGAACGTCGGATTTCACTTTCAATGAAGGCAGCTGATTCTAAAGGCTCTGACAATGAAGGTTCTCGTTCACACAGTTCATACAACAATAACAGAAACTCTGTTAAGAAGTACATGAACAACGAAGACAGCGGTTTCGCTTTAGGTGACATTATTGGTGACCAATTAAAGGACCGTCGTTAA
- a CDS encoding LysM domain-containing protein has protein sequence MNQKQEKSYKHYARPNEPRAVINRPHYKGWLVTMAILVVVIIALIPVVHHLASSDQVKEQAVELQKTTKKSPKKPAKHVKQEKQAAKSKPKKAKVAAKKQQAPKVKKAKAKKSLAKKAQAKKQQVPSQYVVQVGDTLTSIAQKNNVLPQELIRLNGLSADGQVYAGQTLKLR, from the coding sequence ATGAATCAGAAACAGGAAAAATCATATAAACATTACGCACGTCCAAATGAGCCCAGAGCCGTGATTAACAGGCCACATTATAAAGGCTGGCTAGTCACGATGGCAATTTTGGTCGTTGTGATTATTGCTCTTATTCCTGTTGTTCATCACTTAGCTTCAAGTGATCAGGTCAAGGAGCAGGCTGTTGAATTGCAAAAAACAACCAAAAAGTCGCCTAAAAAACCTGCTAAGCATGTGAAGCAAGAAAAACAAGCGGCTAAAAGCAAACCAAAAAAGGCAAAGGTTGCAGCTAAAAAGCAGCAGGCACCTAAAGTTAAAAAAGCCAAAGCTAAGAAATCCTTGGCTAAAAAGGCGCAAGCCAAAAAGCAGCAGGTGCCAAGTCAATATGTTGTTCAAGTTGGTGATACTTTAACTAGCATTGCCCAAAAGAATAACGTCTTGCCGCAAGAATTAATCCGCCTTAATGGCCTTAGCGCTGACGGCCAAGTATATGCCGGACAAACACTTAAATTGAGATAA
- the der gene encoding ribosome biogenesis GTPase Der → MVLPVVAIVGQPNVGKSTLFNRIINERLAIVEDKPGVTRDRNYAKAEWMGQKFDLIDTGGITWENGRIEDEIRAQAEIAIDEADVIVILTSVTNHLTDLDERIAHLLYRTEKPVILAVNKADNPEQRADIYDFYSLGFGDPIPVSSVHGTGIGDLLDRIVSELPKDLAKKDDDQISFSVIGRPNVGKSSIVNQLVGEKRVIVNNEEGTTRDAVDSPFVGEDGTKFRIVDTAGIRRRGKVYEKTEKYSVMRAMGAIEHSDVVCLVLDASTGIREQDKHVAGYAHDAGRGIIIIVNKWDLPKKSSTSAKEFEQTIRQEFQYLDYAPILFVSAKTGQRLDQIPKMVKQVYQNQNQRIKSSVLNDLLLEASKLVPTPMIKGKRLRVYYMTQVSTNPPTFVVFVNDAELMHFSYQRFLVNQLRENFDFTGTPIKIIARKRK, encoded by the coding sequence ATGGTTTTACCAGTAGTTGCAATTGTTGGCCAACCAAATGTTGGTAAATCAACGCTTTTCAACCGGATTATTAATGAGCGTTTAGCAATTGTTGAAGATAAGCCCGGTGTCACTCGTGACCGTAACTATGCCAAGGCTGAATGGATGGGGCAGAAGTTTGACCTAATTGATACAGGTGGTATCACGTGGGAAAATGGCCGCATTGAAGATGAAATTCGGGCGCAAGCAGAAATTGCGATTGATGAAGCTGATGTTATCGTGATTTTGACCAGCGTAACTAACCACCTGACGGACTTAGATGAGCGAATTGCTCATTTACTCTATCGCACCGAAAAACCGGTTATTTTGGCTGTAAACAAGGCTGATAACCCTGAGCAGCGGGCCGATATTTATGATTTTTACAGCTTAGGCTTTGGCGATCCAATCCCCGTATCAAGTGTTCACGGAACAGGAATTGGTGATTTACTTGATCGGATTGTTAGCGAGCTGCCAAAAGACTTAGCTAAAAAAGACGACGACCAAATTTCCTTTAGTGTTATTGGTCGACCAAATGTTGGTAAATCATCGATTGTTAATCAATTAGTCGGTGAGAAGCGCGTTATCGTCAACAATGAAGAAGGCACTACCAGGGACGCTGTTGATAGTCCATTTGTTGGTGAAGATGGCACTAAATTTAGGATTGTCGACACCGCTGGTATCAGACGTCGGGGCAAGGTCTACGAAAAGACGGAGAAGTACTCTGTAATGCGTGCAATGGGGGCAATTGAGCACTCAGACGTTGTTTGTCTTGTCTTAGATGCAAGTACAGGCATTCGCGAGCAAGACAAGCACGTTGCTGGCTATGCCCATGACGCGGGCCGCGGAATTATCATTATTGTTAACAAGTGGGATTTACCAAAGAAGAGCAGCACCAGTGCTAAGGAATTTGAGCAGACAATTCGGCAAGAATTCCAGTATCTTGATTACGCACCGATTTTGTTTGTTTCTGCTAAAACCGGTCAGCGACTTGACCAAATTCCGAAGATGGTTAAGCAGGTTTACCAAAACCAAAATCAACGGATTAAGTCTAGTGTACTCAATGACTTACTGCTAGAAGCAAGTAAATTAGTGCCGACGCCAATGATTAAGGGGAAACGTTTAAGAGTTTACTATATGACCCAAGTGTCAACTAATCCGCCGACATTTGTAGTCTTTGTTAATGATGCAGAATTAATGCACTTTTCTTATCAACGCTTTTTAGTAAATCAATTGCGGGAGAACTTTGATTTTACAGGGACACCAATTAAAATAATAGCGCGTAAGAGAAAGTGA